A single Bacillota bacterium DNA region contains:
- the rpsM gene encoding 30S ribosomal protein S13, which yields MARIAGVDLPRDKRVEVALTYIYGIGRSSARAILARTQVNPDTRVRDLTEDEITRLREIIEREYKVEGELRREVAANIKRLIDIGSYRGLRHKRGLPVRGQRTRTNARTRKGPRRTVGVKRKKT from the coding sequence ATGGCACGCATCGCCGGAGTGGATCTGCCGCGCGACAAGCGGGTCGAGGTGGCCCTGACGTACATTTACGGCATCGGGCGTTCCAGCGCCCGCGCCATCCTTGCCAGGACTCAGGTGAACCCCGACACCCGCGTCCGGGATCTCACTGAAGACGAGATCACGCGCCTGCGCGAAATCATCGAGCGGGAATACAAGGTGGAAGGCGAACTGCGCCGGGAGGTAGCCGCCAACATCAAGCGGCTCATCGACATCGGGTCCTACCGGGGGCTCCGCCACAAGCGGGGTCTTCCGGTGCGGGGCCAGAGGACGCGTACCAATGCCAGGACTCGAAAGGGTCCCCGGCGCACCGTGGGCGTGAAGCGCAAGAAGACGTGA
- the infA gene encoding translation initiation factor IF-1: protein MGRQDVIEVEGTVIEPLPNAMFRVELENGHRVLAHISGKMRMNFIRILPGDKVTVQLSPYDLTRGRIVYRKR from the coding sequence ATGGGCAGGCAGGACGTCATAGAGGTGGAGGGTACGGTTATCGAGCCCCTGCCGAACGCGATGTTCCGGGTGGAGCTCGAGAACGGGCACCGGGTCCTCGCCCACATATCGGGCAAGATGCGGATGAACTTCATCCGGATCCTGCCGGGCGACAAGGTGACCGTGCAGCTTTCCCCCTATGACCTGACGCGCGGCCGCATCGTTTACCGCAAGCGTTAG
- the rpsK gene encoding 30S ribosomal protein S11 encodes MPEPRRRVTRVRHRERKNIPSGVAHIKSTFNNTTVTITDKQGNVIAWAS; translated from the coding sequence ATGCCTGAGCCGCGCCGCCGGGTAACCCGGGTTCGGCACCGGGAACGCAAGAACATCCCGTCCGGAGTGGCCCACATCAAGTCGACGTTCAACAACACGACGGTGACCATCACCGACAAGCAGGGCAACGTGATTGCGTGGGCGAGTT
- a CDS encoding KOW domain-containing RNA-binding protein encodes MTGVDAPDEAVRHFQLGQLVTSRAGRDSGRPYLVVGIRPDGKVLVADGRHRPVARAKAKNPRHLWRHDRVAPSVSEQLRLGKPVSDGDLARALDELLGDQERPAG; translated from the coding sequence ATGACGGGCGTGGACGCGCCGGACGAGGCGGTGCGGCACTTTCAGCTCGGGCAGCTGGTCACGTCGCGTGCCGGGCGGGACAGCGGGCGCCCCTACCTGGTGGTGGGGATCCGCCCGGATGGCAAGGTGCTCGTTGCGGATGGCCGCCACCGCCCGGTGGCGAGGGCCAAGGCGAAAAACCCGCGCCACCTTTGGCGGCACGACCGGGTGGCGCCGTCGGTGTCGGAGCAGCTGAGGCTGGGGAAGCCCGTCAGCGACGGGGATCTGGCCCGGGCGCTGGACGAACTCCTGGGCGACCAGGAGCGCCCGGCGGGGTGA
- the map gene encoding type I methionyl aminopeptidase, with the protein MIVIKRPDEIRRMRAAGQIVGQLLLEIERRVRPGVTTRDLDRFAEEFIRARGGVPSFKGYRGYPASICTSVNEQVVHGIPAERRLREGDVLSVDVGVFLDGYHGDGARTFAVGEVDPEARRLLEVTERALLAGIEAARPGRRVSDIGHAVQQVVEAAGFSVVREFVGHGIGQQMHEDPQVPNFGPPGRGARLQPGMTLAIEPMVNEGVSDVTILEDNWTAVTVDGRRSAHFEHTVAITEDGPMVLTLP; encoded by the coding sequence ATGATTGTCATCAAGCGGCCGGACGAGATCCGCCGCATGCGGGCGGCGGGTCAGATCGTGGGCCAGTTGCTCCTTGAAATCGAAAGGCGCGTTCGCCCGGGGGTTACCACGAGGGATCTGGATCGCTTCGCCGAGGAGTTCATCCGGGCAAGGGGCGGTGTGCCGTCGTTCAAGGGATACCGGGGCTATCCGGCGAGCATCTGCACCTCGGTCAACGAACAGGTCGTGCACGGCATCCCGGCCGAGCGGCGGCTGCGCGAGGGCGACGTCCTCTCCGTGGACGTCGGGGTCTTTCTCGACGGGTACCACGGGGACGGGGCCCGCACTTTTGCAGTGGGGGAAGTGGATCCGGAGGCTCGCCGGCTCCTGGAGGTCACTGAGCGGGCGCTTCTCGCCGGCATCGAGGCGGCGCGACCCGGCCGCCGGGTCTCGGACATTGGCCACGCCGTCCAGCAGGTGGTGGAGGCGGCCGGCTTTTCGGTGGTCAGAGAATTCGTGGGCCACGGCATCGGCCAGCAGATGCACGAGGACCCGCAGGTGCCCAACTTCGGGCCACCCGGCAGGGGCGCGAGGCTCCAGCCGGGCATGACGCTTGCCATCGAGCCGATGGTGAACGAGGGCGTCAGTGATGTTACAATCCTGGAGGACAACTGGACGGCCGTGACGGTGGACGGGCGCCGGTCGGCTCACTTCGAGCACACGGTGGCCATCACCGAAGATGGCCCGATGGTGTTGACGCTGCCATGA
- the rpmJ gene encoding 50S ribosomal protein L36: MKVRASVKRICEKCKIIRRHGRVMVICENPKHRQRQG, encoded by the coding sequence ATGAAAGTGCGGGCATCTGTCAAGCGGATTTGCGAGAAGTGCAAGATCATCCGCCGCCACGGGCGCGTGATGGTAATCTGTGAGAACCCCAAGCACCGCCAGCGGCAGGGTTAA